The Terriglobales bacterium region GAAGTGCGTGCGCGCCGGCGGCAAGCACAACGACCTGGAAAACGTGGGCTTCACCAACCGCCACCATACCTTCTTCGAGATGCTGGGCAACTTCAGCTTCGGCGACTACTTCAAGAAAGAAGCCATCGAATTCGCCTGGGAATTGATCACGGACAGGAAGTGGTTCGGCCTGCCCAAAGACAAGCTTTACTTCACCATATTCAAGGGTGAGGAAGGCGTGCCGCGCGACTCGGAAGCCTACGACGGCTGGCTGAAGGTCGGCGCGCCCCAGGACCGCATCCGCGAGTTCGGATCCAAGGACAACTTCTGGGCCATGGGCGATACCGGGCCCTGCGGTCCCTGCTCGGAGATTCACTACGACATGGGCCCTGCGGCCTCCGACCAGGGTCACAGAGACTGTGAGTTCGGCTGCGAGTGCGGCCGCTACATCGAGATATGGAACCTGGTGTTCATGCAGTTCGACCGCGATGCCTCAGGCAAGCTCACTCCGCTGCCTAAGCCCTGCGTGGATACCGGCGCCGGTCTCGAGCGTCTCGCTGCCGTGCTACAAGGCAAGGTCTCGAACTACGAGACCGACCTGTTCACGCCGCTCATCCGCCGCGCCGCCGAGCTGACCGGCGTCTCGCTCGAAAAAGAGCTCGAGAAAGAAGCGCGTCAGAAGACCGCCGCCTCGCTGCGCGTGATCGCCGACCATGCCCGCGCGACCACGTTCCTGATCTCCGACGGCGTGGTGCCCTCGAACGAGGGCCGCGGCTACGTGCTGCGCAAGATCATGCGGCGGGGCATCCGGCATGGAAGGTTGCTGGACCAGGACAAGCCGTTTCTGCATGAGATGGTCTACGCCGTTCGCGACGCGATGAAGAACGCGTATCCGGAACTGTCTGACAGCGCTGAACGTGTAGCGAACATCGTACTGGGTGAGGAGACTCGCTTCGCCCACACAGTCGCTCTCGGACTGAAGAAGCTTGACGAAGACCTGGCTCCGCTCGTGGCGGATCGCCGCAAGCAGCCTGAGGCGTTAGTCGCCTACGCAGGCGACAAGGCCTT contains the following coding sequences:
- the alaS gene encoding alanine--tRNA ligase, whose translation is MPTGSEIREMFLRYFEERGHRRVHSSSLVPANDPTLLYTNAGMNQFKDVFLGLEKRDYTRACSSQKCVRAGGKHNDLENVGFTNRHHTFFEMLGNFSFGDYFKKEAIEFAWELITDRKWFGLPKDKLYFTIFKGEEGVPRDSEAYDGWLKVGAPQDRIREFGSKDNFWAMGDTGPCGPCSEIHYDMGPAASDQGHRDCEFGCECGRYIEIWNLVFMQFDRDASGKLTPLPKPCVDTGAGLERLAAVLQGKVSNYETDLFTPLIRRAAELTGVSLEKELEKEARQKTAASLRVIADHARATTFLISDGVVPSNEGRGYVLRKIMRRGIRHGRLLDQDKPFLHEMVYAVRDAMKNAYPELSDSAERVANIVLGEETRFAHTVALGLKKLDEDLAPLVADRRKQPEALVAYAGDKAFRLYETYGLPLDFMVDATRDLGIAFDQSGFEQAMETERARARASWKGAAKETASPA